From the genome of bacterium (Candidatus Blackallbacteria) CG13_big_fil_rev_8_21_14_2_50_49_14, one region includes:
- a CDS encoding nitrate reductase, with the protein MAQAQDEIRELKEDVSASPYYSADMAPTGRSERKWGTRDIAALWISMSACVPTYMLASSLIEQGMSWWQAVITIFLGNIIVLLPMVLNAHAGTKYGIPFPVYCRASFGVLGANIPALLRALVACGWFGIQAWIGGWAIYKMLEVYNPSWASLPKFILGISLPQLACFLFFWAINMFVIYKGIDSIRVLLNIKAPLLILLGLALLAWAYVAAGGFGPMFAKPSAFAAGQPKAGQFWLFFFPALTAMVGFWATLSLNIPDFTRYAYSQKDQIIGQAIGLPPTMGLYSFIGVAVTSATVVIYGKAIWDPVELLARFTNPVVIVIAMLSLGIATLATNIAANVVSPANDFAHIWPEKISFRTGGYITGVIGILIQPWKLVSDPTGYIFKWLVAYSSLLGSVGGILIADYFVIRKTELDLPGLYRKNGPYWYGGGFNPKAVIALVLGILPCIPGFLGTIGTLQVAPIWIQMYNYAWFISFGISFAVYAGLMLGQRTADTASLQAEA; encoded by the coding sequence ATGGCCCAAGCGCAAGATGAAATTCGAGAGTTAAAAGAAGACGTCAGTGCTTCTCCCTATTACAGTGCAGATATGGCGCCAACAGGACGCAGTGAACGCAAATGGGGCACCCGAGATATCGCTGCGCTCTGGATTTCGATGTCGGCTTGTGTGCCCACCTATATGCTGGCTTCTTCCTTGATTGAGCAGGGCATGAGCTGGTGGCAGGCAGTTATTACCATTTTTCTTGGCAATATTATTGTGCTGCTGCCCATGGTGCTCAATGCCCATGCCGGTACCAAATACGGCATTCCTTTTCCTGTCTATTGCCGTGCCTCTTTTGGCGTGCTGGGTGCCAATATCCCTGCGCTTTTGAGGGCTTTGGTGGCTTGTGGCTGGTTTGGTATTCAGGCCTGGATTGGGGGCTGGGCGATCTACAAAATGCTCGAAGTCTATAACCCCAGTTGGGCCTCCCTGCCCAAATTTATTTTGGGAATCAGTTTGCCACAGTTGGCCTGTTTTCTGTTTTTCTGGGCCATCAATATGTTCGTGATCTATAAGGGCATTGACTCAATCCGCGTACTTTTGAATATCAAAGCGCCGCTCCTGATTCTTTTGGGCTTGGCGCTTTTGGCCTGGGCCTATGTGGCTGCGGGGGGCTTTGGCCCGATGTTTGCGAAGCCTTCAGCCTTTGCGGCGGGGCAGCCCAAGGCCGGTCAATTTTGGCTCTTTTTCTTTCCTGCTTTGACGGCCATGGTGGGCTTTTGGGCCACGCTTTCACTCAATATTCCCGACTTCACCCGCTACGCCTATTCTCAAAAAGATCAGATCATTGGGCAGGCGATTGGTTTGCCTCCGACCATGGGTTTGTATTCATTTATTGGCGTGGCCGTTACTTCAGCTACCGTGGTGATCTACGGCAAAGCGATTTGGGATCCTGTTGAACTGCTTGCGCGCTTTACCAACCCCGTTGTGATTGTGATTGCCATGCTTTCCTTGGGTATTGCCACCCTGGCGACCAATATCGCAGCCAATGTGGTCAGCCCTGCCAATGATTTCGCCCATATCTGGCCTGAAAAGATTTCCTTTCGTACAGGGGGCTATATCACTGGAGTGATCGGGATCTTAATTCAGCCCTGGAAACTGGTCTCGGACCCCACTGGCTATATATTTAAGTGGTTGGTGGCCTATTCTTCGCTTCTGGGTTCAGTCGGAGGCATTTTGATTGCCGATTATTTTGTGATTCGCAAAACTGAACTGGACTTGCCGGGGCTCTATCGCAAAAATGGCCCCTATTGGTATGGCGGAGGTTTTAATCCCAAGGCCGTGATTGCTCTGGTTTTGGGAATCCTGCCCTGTATCCCTGGCTTTTTAGGCACGATTGGTACGCTTCAGGTCGCCCCGATCTGGATTCAGATGTACAATTACGCCTGGTTTATCAGCTTTGGCATTTCGTTTGCGGTTTATGCGGGGCTGATGTTAGGCCAAAGAACTGCGGATACAGCTTCTCTCCAAGCAGAGGCATGA
- a CDS encoding GNAT family N-acetyltransferase, with the protein MFESALNVKLRPAQVQDAAQIAAVHVASWETTYRGILPDALLQMQSLEKRTQNWQDWLESQAMAWVWVAEKAGKIWGFVSGGPERSQEPEAQGEIYALYLLAEAQGLGIGKALLYKGFEELHKAGYQGILVWVARENLHASRFYALQGGQALRERELQIAGFQIAETGYLWLG; encoded by the coding sequence ATGTTTGAATCGGCTCTGAATGTGAAGCTGCGTCCTGCCCAAGTTCAGGATGCCGCTCAGATTGCGGCTGTACATGTCGCTTCCTGGGAAACGACCTACCGGGGCATTTTGCCCGACGCCCTGCTCCAGATGCAATCCCTTGAAAAACGAACGCAAAACTGGCAGGACTGGCTGGAATCTCAAGCCATGGCCTGGGTTTGGGTTGCTGAGAAGGCGGGCAAAATCTGGGGCTTTGTCAGCGGCGGGCCTGAGCGTTCGCAAGAGCCAGAGGCCCAGGGAGAAATCTATGCTCTCTATCTTCTGGCTGAAGCTCAGGGGTTGGGAATTGGGAAAGCTCTGCTTTACAAGGGGTTTGAAGAATTGCACAAGGCAGGCTATCAGGGAATCTTGGTCTGGGTCGCCCGTGAGAATCTACATGCTTCCCGCTTCTATGCCCTTCAGGGAGGGCAAGCTCTGCGTGAACGTGAGTTACAGATTGCGGGGTTCCAAATTGCAGAAACAGGTTATCTTTGGCTCGGCTGA
- a CDS encoding kua-ubiquitin conjugating enzyme hybrid localization domain protein — MSIIRESENLQAPARVEENHPVYTLLLHLSVWLTWPVMAACLFFPAVDLFARGWAWALPLLLLLGILLSDFTSGLFHWFFDNYGSPQTPVFGPTIELFRVHHDLPEDICHSNLVFTVGHVCIWILPMGLGMGGLWAVLPKSLFTDLGLIFAATAALFLVLTNLFHQWAHRPQKPIWMLFLQQKRLILETQHHQVHHTPPFAKYYCITTGWMNPFLHKIQFFHRLEQFLARLGIAKSADV; from the coding sequence ATGTCTATCATCCGTGAATCTGAAAATCTCCAGGCACCTGCCCGTGTCGAAGAAAACCATCCTGTTTATACCTTGCTATTGCATCTGTCTGTTTGGCTGACCTGGCCTGTGATGGCGGCTTGTCTGTTTTTTCCTGCAGTGGATTTGTTTGCGCGGGGGTGGGCCTGGGCTCTACCTTTGCTTCTGCTGCTGGGTATCTTGCTCAGTGATTTTACTTCGGGGCTTTTCCATTGGTTCTTTGACAATTATGGCTCTCCCCAAACGCCGGTTTTTGGCCCCACGATTGAATTGTTTCGGGTTCACCATGATCTGCCTGAAGACATCTGCCACAGCAATTTGGTTTTTACCGTCGGACATGTCTGTATTTGGATCTTGCCCATGGGCCTTGGCATGGGCGGGCTTTGGGCCGTTTTACCCAAATCTTTGTTTACGGATCTTGGGCTGATCTTTGCCGCAACCGCTGCACTTTTTTTGGTGCTGACCAATCTCTTTCACCAATGGGCCCATCGTCCTCAAAAACCCATTTGGATGCTCTTTTTACAGCAGAAACGACTGATTCTGGAAACCCAACATCACCAGGTGCACCATACTCCTCCTTTCGCAAAATATTATTGTATTACCACGGGTTGGATGAATCCATTTTTGCACAAAATTCAGTTTTTTCACCGCCTTGAGCAGTTCTTAGCCCGGCTTGGCATCGCCAAGAGTGCCGATGTTTGA
- a CDS encoding N-methyl-L-tryptophan oxidase, whose protein sequence is MKAEVAVVGLGAVGSAILAYLAQRGVSVLGLDRFDPPHDRGSSHGQTRVIREAYFEHPDYVPLLRRAYRNWEDLELRGGQTLLQKTGGLMLGPQDSTLLKGSQTSAETWNIPYRVLNADLLAQTYPAFQLPPHFGGIEEQRAGYLYPEKAIATCLRLAQAQGAELRTNEPLLSWKAQSDGFLLKTAQGDYQCEKLILSTGAWLSEWLAELNLPLQVTRQTLFWFETPQPNPFALGKFPIFLLEYQPDHYLYGFPDEGEGFKLAVHVPGQPIQPDRLAESQVTETEVADMLALAHPFFPALKPRLVKSAVCMYTNTPDGHFLIDTHPEFSKLWYVSPCSGHGFKFASALGETVADWVISGQPAAELNLFRNRPGRFL, encoded by the coding sequence ATGAAGGCTGAGGTTGCCGTAGTCGGTTTAGGGGCTGTAGGCAGTGCGATACTCGCCTATCTTGCCCAACGGGGTGTTTCAGTTTTGGGGCTGGATCGTTTCGACCCTCCCCATGATCGGGGCTCTTCGCATGGCCAGACCCGTGTGATTCGTGAAGCGTATTTTGAACACCCGGATTATGTTCCCCTATTGCGCAGGGCCTACCGCAATTGGGAAGACCTTGAGCTGCGGGGAGGCCAAACGCTTTTGCAGAAGACAGGGGGTCTGATGTTAGGCCCCCAAGATTCTACTCTGCTGAAGGGCTCGCAAACGAGCGCAGAAACATGGAATATTCCGTATCGGGTCTTAAATGCAGATCTGCTGGCCCAAACTTATCCGGCTTTTCAATTGCCCCCTCATTTTGGTGGAATTGAAGAGCAACGGGCAGGCTATCTCTACCCTGAAAAAGCGATTGCGACCTGCCTGCGTTTGGCGCAAGCCCAGGGGGCAGAGCTTCGCACGAACGAACCCCTGCTCAGTTGGAAAGCCCAATCTGACGGCTTTCTCTTGAAAACAGCTCAGGGGGATTACCAATGCGAAAAATTAATTCTGAGCACAGGTGCCTGGCTTTCAGAATGGCTGGCCGAACTGAATTTGCCTTTGCAGGTGACCCGACAGACGCTTTTCTGGTTTGAAACCCCCCAGCCCAATCCCTTTGCTTTGGGAAAATTTCCAATTTTTCTGCTGGAGTATCAGCCCGATCACTACCTCTATGGCTTTCCCGATGAGGGAGAGGGTTTTAAACTGGCAGTTCATGTGCCCGGTCAGCCGATTCAGCCCGATCGCCTGGCTGAAAGCCAGGTCACTGAGACTGAGGTCGCTGATATGCTGGCGCTGGCACACCCCTTTTTTCCTGCACTCAAGCCGCGCTTGGTTAAATCAGCGGTGTGCATGTATACCAATACCCCAGATGGCCATTTCTTGATCGATACCCACCCTGAATTTTCAAAGCTTTGGTATGTCAGCCCTTGTTCCGGTCATGGCTTTAAATTTGCAAGTGCGCTTGGCGAAACCGTGGCAGACTGGGTGATTTCTGGGCAGCCTGCTGCTGAGTTGAATTTGTTTCGCAATCGACCCGGCAGATTTTTATAA
- a CDS encoding histidine triad nucleotide-binding protein, translating to MSDSITLFDRLLAQEIPADIVYEDEHILAFRDIHPQAPVHVLVIPKIKQQSFDQLADISPELCGQLFTGVARVARELGLAENGYRVVINHGRDGQQTVEYIHAHLLAGRQMQWPPG from the coding sequence ATGTCTGATTCGATCACGCTTTTTGATCGCCTCTTGGCCCAAGAAATTCCCGCTGATATTGTCTATGAAGACGAACATATTCTCGCGTTTCGCGATATTCATCCGCAGGCCCCTGTGCATGTCCTGGTGATTCCCAAAATCAAACAGCAATCCTTTGATCAGCTTGCAGATATTTCACCTGAACTCTGTGGCCAGCTGTTTACGGGGGTCGCTCGCGTTGCCCGAGAATTGGGGCTGGCTGAAAATGGCTACCGTGTGGTGATTAACCATGGCCGGGACGGCCAGCAAACCGTGGAATATATTCATGCCCATCTCTTGGCGGGCCGTCAAATGCAGTGGCCTCCTGGCTAA
- a CDS encoding 2-hydroxymuconic semialdehyde dehydrogenase yields the protein MARQLLNLIGNHFQPAESGKTLDVWDPAQGRVYALLPRSDADDIETAVLAAETAFADWSGLAPDDRAKYLFQVADQIEARLEDFAQAESLDTGKPLWLARQVDIPRAVRNFRFFAAGLLHFSSESHALPGFLNYTLRQSLGVVACISPWNLPLYLLSWKIAPALAMGNTVVAKPSEVTPLTAVLLSEVLLESGFPKGVLNLVHGLGSEAGAALIHHPKIKAISFTGSTRTGAEIARIAAPRFKKLSLEMGGKNAALVFADCDYENMLETSVRSAFTNQGQICLCMSRILVERSLYSRFRDDFVARVKALKVGDPQEPDTRIGALVSQAHQEKILRHIDLAQQEGGSLLCGGQSVQLSGRCAQGWFVQPTVFEGLSASCRTNQEEIFGPVVTLQAFDNESEALALANGTDYGLASSVWTTDQARALRLSEKLQAGLVWVNCWMERDLRTPFGGVKNSGLGREGGWEALRFFSEAKNICLAYPP from the coding sequence ATGGCACGTCAACTGCTGAATTTGATCGGAAATCACTTTCAGCCAGCTGAGAGCGGTAAGACACTTGATGTTTGGGATCCTGCCCAGGGCAGGGTTTATGCCCTGTTGCCCCGTTCTGATGCTGACGATATCGAAACTGCTGTGCTTGCGGCAGAGACTGCTTTTGCTGATTGGTCGGGGTTGGCTCCCGATGACAGGGCCAAATACCTTTTTCAAGTGGCTGATCAGATTGAAGCGCGTCTTGAAGACTTTGCCCAGGCTGAGAGCTTGGATACGGGCAAACCCCTCTGGCTCGCCCGCCAGGTAGATATTCCGCGTGCGGTACGCAATTTTCGTTTTTTTGCAGCTGGCTTACTTCATTTTTCAAGTGAAAGCCATGCTTTGCCAGGCTTTTTAAACTATACGCTGCGTCAATCTCTTGGCGTGGTGGCTTGTATTTCTCCCTGGAACCTTCCCTTGTATTTGCTGAGTTGGAAAATAGCTCCGGCTTTGGCCATGGGCAATACCGTGGTCGCCAAACCCTCAGAGGTGACCCCTTTGACCGCCGTCTTGCTTTCTGAGGTTCTGCTTGAATCAGGCTTTCCAAAAGGAGTACTCAATCTGGTACATGGCTTGGGCAGCGAAGCCGGTGCCGCTTTGATTCACCACCCCAAAATCAAAGCCATTTCCTTTACAGGTTCAACACGCACAGGTGCGGAGATCGCCAGGATTGCGGCTCCCCGCTTTAAAAAGCTCTCCCTGGAAATGGGGGGTAAAAATGCAGCTTTGGTTTTTGCGGATTGCGATTATGAAAATATGCTTGAAACGAGCGTGCGTTCAGCCTTTACAAATCAAGGCCAAATCTGTCTCTGTATGTCCCGGATTTTGGTTGAACGTTCGCTCTATTCCCGCTTTCGAGACGATTTTGTCGCTCGGGTAAAAGCCCTGAAAGTGGGAGACCCTCAGGAACCCGATACCCGTATTGGTGCCCTTGTTTCACAGGCCCATCAGGAGAAAATTTTAAGGCATATTGACTTGGCCCAGCAAGAGGGCGGAAGCTTGCTCTGTGGGGGCCAAAGTGTTCAGCTTTCTGGGCGCTGTGCCCAGGGCTGGTTTGTTCAACCCACTGTTTTTGAAGGGCTTTCAGCCAGTTGTCGCACCAATCAGGAAGAAATCTTTGGGCCAGTGGTGACTTTGCAGGCCTTTGATAATGAATCTGAAGCTTTGGCACTTGCCAATGGCACGGACTATGGACTGGCCTCTTCTGTTTGGACGACTGATCAGGCCCGTGCCCTGCGCCTTTCAGAAAAGCTTCAGGCAGGATTGGTCTGGGTGAATTGCTGGATGGAGCGTGATTTGCGTACCCCTTTTGGTGGGGTTAAAAATTCTGGCTTGGGACGCGAAGGCGGATGGGAAGCCCTGCGTTTTTTCAGCGAAGCCAAGAATATTTGTTTGGCCTATCCCCCTTAA
- a CDS encoding cupin produces MSENQSLPPIVNLKDIEFTLQQQGDHYHAQFAQLGQKLGSQKLGSQLVILPPGKKAWPLHAHYVNEELFFILAGEGLLRLGEKEYLLTSGDLISIPPGPEYAHQIINTGSEDMTYLAVSTMEAPDIIVYPDSQKINVVAGSPPGGDPHKRNLNYIGHLEQQVEYWDGE; encoded by the coding sequence ATGAGTGAGAATCAGTCTTTACCCCCCATTGTCAATCTCAAGGATATTGAATTCACCTTGCAACAGCAAGGAGACCATTACCATGCTCAATTTGCACAGCTCGGACAAAAATTGGGATCCCAAAAATTGGGTTCACAGCTGGTTATTCTACCCCCCGGCAAAAAAGCCTGGCCCCTGCATGCCCATTATGTAAATGAAGAGTTATTTTTCATTTTGGCAGGAGAAGGCCTGCTGCGTCTGGGAGAAAAAGAGTATTTGCTTACAAGTGGCGATTTAATTTCGATTCCTCCAGGCCCAGAGTATGCCCATCAAATCATCAATACGGGTTCTGAAGATATGACCTATCTGGCTGTCAGCACCATGGAAGCCCCAGATATTATCGTTTATCCCGATTCGCAGAAAATCAATGTCGTTGCAGGTTCACCTCCTGGAGGCGATCCACACAAGCGCAATTTAAATTATATCGGCCATCTTGAACAGCAAGTGGAGTATTGGGACGGAGAATAA